Genomic window (Trueperaceae bacterium):
TCGTCGTTATGTACCTGACCGCCTTCCTGGTAAGTGTCTGACTGCAGTCAGCGCCCGTAGTCTGATCTCATCCTCGTCGGGGTACCGGCTCATGTCACGGAACAAGCAGAACCGGAGGGAGATCCTCCCTGTCCATCCACGTGAGCATCTGGCGGAGTACTTGGAGGAACTAGGCGCAAGCCCGTATCGATTGACGAAGGAAACCCAGGTTCTGCAGACACGGGTGAGCTAGGTAGTCCCAGGCGAGCGGGCAATAACAGCAGATACGGCGCTCCGATGAGCCAACTCCTTCTATACCAGTGCCCAATTCTGGCTCTCAACCATGCCAGACAATGGCAGTCTTCGTGGCAGGAAGCGCCATGGATCGAGCTTGGTACGCCAAAAGGTAGTAAGATGTAGAGTATGAGTCAGCAGAAACTCAGTGTCTCGGTTCCACGTCCACTCGCCAGGTTCATCGAGGAGTACAGGCGCGAGCACAACCTCAAGACGAAGAGCAGTGTAGTGGAGCGCGCCTTGGAAGCACTTCGCGAAAAGGAACTGGAACAGGCCTATGCCCTGGCGTCAAAAGAGAACGATCAAGCTTGGGATGCAACAGTCGCGGACGGACTGCGGGACGAGCCCTGGTAATGATCAGGGGAGACATCTGCTACGCCGACCTCGACCCCAGCATCGGCAGTGAAGCCAACAAGCGCAGGCCCTGCTTGATCGTTTCCAATGACGCCAACAACCGAGCCGCTAACACTATTACCGTACTGCCAGTAACTAGCAACGTAGAGCGCATATACCCATTCGAAGTCTTGGTGGAAACGGAACTCGGTAAACCGTGCAAGGTTCAGATTAACCAGGTCCGGACCATCAGCAAACAGCGCCTTAGCGGGG
Coding sequences:
- a CDS encoding type II toxin-antitoxin system PemK/MazF family toxin, which codes for MIRGDICYADLDPSIGSEANKRRPCLIVSNDANNRAANTITVLPVTSNVERIYPFEVLVETELGKPCKVQINQVRTISKQRLSGAPLTRLPEETMHLVDDALRLHLDL
- a CDS encoding antitoxin translates to MSQQKLSVSVPRPLARFIEEYRREHNLKTKSSVVERALEALREKELEQAYALASKENDQAWDATVADGLRDEPW